A window of the Branchiostoma floridae strain S238N-H82 chromosome 12, Bfl_VNyyK, whole genome shotgun sequence genome harbors these coding sequences:
- the LOC118428173 gene encoding regulator of nonsense transcripts 3B-like, which produces MTKDRGEEADKTGKTHAKESRSKEGAKKKKEEGIPTKVVIRRLPPSLTQETLVEELGPLPDHDFFLFVAADMSLVPHAFCRAYINFKNPEDIISFKDKFDGYIFNDTTSSGKKMEYPAIVEFAPYQKVPKGRSKKKDTKCATIEQDPDYLKFLESLKNDNAGDAPPANIESLLEEIEARDRKKEETKMTTPLLDFIKNRRAAAARAREEAREERRRKEEDRRRRREEERRKRREEERRKKREKERAERAKKEKEGKDKDGSDSKEEESVKSVKLLKNPEREQKETEKHRPKDQKRDRTPPRKDDRRESARERRDRERRERRDKERDRRERDSRDDRDEERDYGKNVKKDTGDRKETTKDDKEREKERQRQREKERERQRQRERERQDRQRREREERDRKKRQESEKEKKRNSSEKTDPDEKTGTDDKEQVETRGARERHLSTESDTSRKSDAAEKGRGAKGGEDDGEREMTKEEARAERRRLRNKDRPTMQLYRPGARRRQQDTGKGKNTEDGAQESPRDKGEDDNQEE; this is translated from the exons ATGACTAAAGACAGAGGAGAAGAAGCAGATAAGACCGGCAAGACTCACGCGAAGGAGTCGAGGTCAAAAGAAGGCgctaagaagaagaaagaagaaggaatACCCACAAAG GTGGTGATCCGGCGGCTGCCTCCCTCGCTGACCCAGGAAACACTAGTGGAGGAGCTGGGCCCTCTCCCTGATCATGACTTCTTCCTGTTTGTGGCAGCTGACATGAG CTTGGTACCCCATGCCTTCTGCCGAGCCTACATCAACTTCAAGAACCCTGAAGACATCATCAGTTTCAAGGACAAGTTTGATGGATACATCTTCAATGATACTACTAGTAGCGGCAAAA AAATGGAGTACCCAGCTATTGTGGAGTTTGCTCCATATCAGAAGGTACCAAAGggaagaagcaagaagaaggataccaagtgtgcaacTATAGAACAAG ACCCAGACTACCTTAAGTTCCTGGAAAGCCTTAAGAATGACAACGCGGGCGATGCCCCTCCAGCCAACATTGAGTCATTACTCGAGGAGATAGAGGCCAGAGACAGGAAGAAAGAAG AAACgaagatgaccacacccctcCTGGACTTTATCAAGAACCGCCGTGCAGCTGCAGCT AGAGCGCGGGAAGAGGCACGGGAAGAACGTCGGCGTAAAGAGGAGGACAGAAGGAGGCGGCGTGAGGAAGAAAGGCGCAAACGTCGCGAggaggaaagaaggaagaaaagagaAAAGGAACGAGCAGAAAGAGCCAAAAAGGAGAAGGAAGGAAAAGACAAAGATGGATCTGATAGCAAGGAAGAGGAGTCTGTCAAATCTGTGAAG TTACTGAAGAACCCAGAAAGGGAACAGAAGGAGACAGAAAAACACCGGCCAAAGGATCAGAAGAGGGACAGAACCCCACCAAGGAAGGACGACAGGAGAGAGAGTGCACGAGAGAGAAGAGACAGGGAGAGGAGAGAGCGCAGAGACAAGGAGAGGGACAGAAGGGAAAGGGACTCAAGAGATGACAGGGATGAAGAAAG gGATTATGGAAAGAATGTGAAGAAAGACACTGGTGACAGAAAG GAGACAACCAAAGACGACAAAGAAAGGGAGAAAGAGCGGCAGCGGCAACGGGAAAAAGAGCGGGAACGGCAGCGCCAAAGAGAACGCGAACGCCAAGACAGACAGCGCCGTGAAAGGGAGGAGCGTGACCGTAAGAAGAGGCAGGAAAgcgagaaagaaaagaaaaggaactCCTCTGAGAAAACTGATCCTGATGAGAAGACTGGGACAGATGATAAAGAGCAGGTAGAGACCAGAGGTGCACGAGAGCGCCACCTATCAACTGAGTCGGACACTTCAAGGAAATCAGATGCTGCTgaaaaggggaggggggccaaAGGTGGGGAGGATGATGGTGAGAGAGAAATGACCAAGGAGGAAGCTAGAGCAGAGAGAAGGCGGTTAAGAAACAAG GATCGACCCACCATGCAGCTGTACCGCCCTGGGGCACGCAGGCGCCAGCAGGATACGGGGAAGGGTAAAAACACAGAAGATGGTGCCCAGGAGTCCCCCAGGGATAAGGGAGAGGACGACAATCAGGAGGAATAG
- the LOC118428217 gene encoding calmodulin-like protein 4 — protein sequence MIHYDKAPKNGVLELNEFKNLVADMKAIQNSKREEVLDAFFKFDKDKSGFIEPNELKEVLTYLGLASGEEIVKTMIGVADSNKDGKISITELANVMGHTAVGAEDIQQWTE from the exons ATGATCCACTATGATAAGGCGCCCAAAAATGGGGTTCTGGAGTTGAACGAGTTTAAGAACCTGGTTGCTGACATGAAGGCCATCCAAAATTCCAAACGTGAGGAAGTCCTGGATGcctttttcaaatttgacaaG GATAAGAGTGGCTTCATTGAGCCAAATGAGCTGAAGGAAGTCTTAACGTATCTCGGCCTTGCAAGTGGCGAAGAGATTGTCAAAACCATGATTGGTGTTGCCGACTCCAACAAAGACGGCAAAATCAGCATCACAGAATTGGCTAACGTCATGGGGCACACAGCAGTAGGCGCAGAAGACATACAACAGTGGACGGAGTAG
- the LOC118426968 gene encoding uncharacterized protein LOC118426968, producing MSSSNSYISSLEPNDRTRYFEKLMVSVEDAGDSSNPEVTGSAVTGDGVRLPDPYSLTGWKDDLSLWPDTDYGCIYTYLIEAPGPFNGEAMKAYKSLEAYNLFISGHVRECRYHPIGKNVKVCFLKAKVVPGQRVTETPHNPWVCLTKKEGYVMAAHCTCMAGLGEVCSHVAALLFAVEASRSLQEKRTSCTSRKAVWNKYYKDKVDPQRAEDMDFSHPKHGVHLLMG from the exons ATGAGTTCTTCAAACAGCTACATTAGCTCTTTGGAGCCTAATGACCGAACCAGGTATTTTGAGAAATTAATGGTAAGTGTCGAAGACGCCGGCGATagttcaaacccggaagtgactggttcggcggtgactggtgacggtgtacgcctacctgacccatacagtctgacag GTTGGAAGGATGATTTGAGCCTCTGGCCAGATACGGACTATGGGTGCATCTACACCTACCTAATCGAGGCTCCAGGTCCGTTTAACGGAGAAGCCATGAAAGCCTATAAATCCCTGGAGGCGTACAATCTCTTTATAAGTGGCCATGTGAGGGAGTGCAGGTACCACCCTAttggaaaaaatgtgaaggtctgcttccttaaggccaaggttgtgccag gacagaGAGTAACAGAGACTCCTCACAACCCATGGgtgtgtttgaccaaaaaagagggTTATGTCATGgcagctcactgcacttgtatggcagg ATTGGGAGAGGTCTGCAGCCATGTGGCTGCACTGCTGTTCGCAGTGGAGGCCTCCAGGTCTCTTCAGGAAAAACGGACGTCATGCACCAGCAGAAAGGCCGTGtggaacaaatattacaaagataag gttgATCCACAAAGGGCTGAGGACATGGACTTTTCGCACCCTAAACATGGA GTGCATCTCCTGATGGGATGA
- the LOC118428174 gene encoding uncharacterized protein LOC118428174 encodes MPTSCCALNCTNRKDKGSRKKFFRIPAEPGRRAAWLRALKRSDFEQGKKNPTAAWTPRGHERVCSDHFISDEEMIADPPPESVETLRDPLPESVETLREQLTKVQEEKCKLEQFCESLQSEADNLREERDHLQEQVTSTPESPHCNLWVSISGIRLDFTNWTHVDNITFNSDWSLGTFTTTMPALVHTTKSHVETPVTSICVWTWV; translated from the exons ATGCCGACCAGTTGTTGTGCGCTGAATTGTACTAACCGGAAGGATAAAGGCagtagaaagaagttttttagAATCCCTGCGGAACCAGGACGAAGGGCTGCATGGCTTAGAGCCTTAaaaaggtcagattttgagCAGGGAAAGAAAAACCCGACCGCGGCGTGGACACCACGAGGCCACGAGAGAGTGTGCAGCGACCATTTCATCTCAG ATGAAGAAATGATCGCTGACCCTCctcctgaaagtgtagagactctgagagacccccttcctgaaagtgtagagactctgagagaacagctcacaaaagtacaagaggAGAAATGTAAGTTGGAACAGTTTTGCGAGTCCCTTCAAAGTGAAGCTGACAACCTTAGGGAAGAACGTGATCACCTTCAAGAACAA GTCACATCTACTCCAGAGTCTCCACACTGTAACTTGTGGGTCAGTATCTCAGGGATAAGACTGGACTTTACAAACTGGACACATGTagacaacattacatttaacaGTGACTGGTCCCTTGGAACATTTACTACAACCATGCCTGCATTAGTCCACACTACAAAATCACATGTTGAGACACCGGTAACCAGCATATGTGTCTGGACTTGGGTGTAA